In one Curtobacterium citreum genomic region, the following are encoded:
- a CDS encoding winged helix-turn-helix transcriptional regulator gives MSALEYSPYAADCPSRQLLDRIGDRWSVLTIGSLAGGPLRYSALASRVQGVSQKMLTQTLRALERDGLVTRTVYPEIPPHVEYELTERGRSLRAVLEPLEDWATTHMAEVQDSRDAYDAR, from the coding sequence ATGTCTGCACTCGAGTACAGCCCCTACGCGGCGGACTGCCCCTCGCGGCAGCTGCTCGACCGGATCGGGGACCGGTGGAGCGTCCTGACGATCGGGTCGCTCGCGGGTGGTCCGCTCCGGTACTCGGCGCTCGCGTCCCGAGTGCAGGGCGTGTCGCAGAAGATGCTGACGCAGACCCTGCGCGCCCTCGAGCGTGACGGCCTGGTCACGCGCACGGTGTACCCGGAGATCCCGCCGCACGTCGAGTACGAGCTGACCGAGCGCGGCCGGTCGCTCCGGGCCGTGCTCGAACCGCTCGAGGACTGGGCGACGACGCACATGGCCGAGGTGCAGGACTCCCGCGACGCCTACGACGCCCGCTGA
- a CDS encoding NAD(P)-dependent oxidoreductase gives MTSIVVFGGTGYAGSAITREALSRGIAVTAVARDTSKLDAAEGLTLAQGDAFDADFVADVTKGADVVVVALHAVQADGSELKDKFQHFVDAAAAAGARLGIVGGAGSLLVAEGGPALFDTPDFPDAFKGEAKSHAEVLEALKTSGTEVDWFYVSPAAAFGGYNPGARKGTYRTTDDLLLTDAEGNSDISGEDFAIAFVDEVEHPAHHRARFGVAY, from the coding sequence ATGACGAGCATCGTCGTCTTCGGCGGCACCGGGTACGCCGGCTCCGCCATCACCCGCGAGGCACTGTCCCGCGGCATCGCCGTCACCGCCGTCGCGCGCGACACCTCGAAGCTCGACGCCGCCGAGGGGCTGACCCTCGCGCAGGGCGACGCCTTCGACGCCGACTTCGTCGCGGACGTCACGAAGGGCGCCGACGTCGTCGTGGTCGCCCTGCACGCGGTCCAGGCGGACGGCAGCGAGCTCAAGGACAAGTTCCAGCACTTCGTCGACGCCGCAGCCGCAGCCGGTGCGCGCCTGGGCATCGTCGGCGGCGCTGGCTCGCTGCTCGTCGCCGAGGGTGGTCCGGCGCTGTTCGACACCCCGGACTTCCCCGACGCGTTCAAGGGCGAGGCGAAGAGCCACGCCGAGGTCCTCGAGGCGCTCAAGACCTCCGGCACCGAGGTCGACTGGTTCTACGTGAGCCCGGCGGCGGCCTTCGGCGGCTACAACCCCGGCGCGCGGAAGGGCACCTACCGCACCACGGACGACCTGCTGCTCACCGACGCCGAGGGCAACTCGGACATCTCCGGCGAGGACTTCGCGATCGCCTTCGTCGACGAGGTCGAGCACCCCGCGCACCACCGCGCCCGCTTCGGCGTCGCGTACTGA
- a CDS encoding MFS transporter: MSASSTTLPPPTEPLPIQAERPPWRHTLIALSVPNFRLFTATNLVAMTAGWMQRIAQDWLVLQLTGSVAQVGITVACQFAPMLLFGLWGGVLVDRFSKRALMMLTQGAFAVLSTLLAVLTLTGVVQAWHIWVIAFLVGMVTVIDNPARQVFVTEIVGHQHLRNAISVNSSVFQLGGMIGPALSGALLVAVGAGWSFGVNAVACVAVVVTLGFLRVSELHRTPPAPRTKGQLVEGLRYAVRKPTILVPVVLMVFFSVFALTMPVLLSAFASQVYGVGAGGYGLFNSAVAVGALAGALLSTRRATVRLRTIVGGVFWTGVLLVVSGSIPVIAPFTVALVAVGMSQLLFMTASNSLVQLSSNVAIRGRVMSLYVLVLLGGQAIGGPLMGQVVDHFGAHVGMVVAGGVPAVAAAVVGLVLARRGGLHLAVRMRHHLPLPAIVGQR; encoded by the coding sequence GTGAGTGCGTCATCGACGACCCTCCCCCCACCCACCGAACCCCTCCCGATCCAGGCCGAACGCCCGCCGTGGCGCCACACCCTCATCGCGCTCTCCGTCCCGAACTTCCGCCTGTTCACGGCGACGAACCTCGTGGCGATGACCGCGGGGTGGATGCAGCGCATCGCGCAGGACTGGCTCGTCCTGCAGCTGACCGGGTCCGTGGCGCAGGTCGGCATCACGGTGGCGTGCCAGTTCGCCCCGATGCTGCTGTTCGGGCTCTGGGGCGGGGTGCTCGTCGACCGGTTCTCGAAGCGGGCCCTGATGATGCTGACGCAGGGCGCGTTCGCGGTGCTCTCCACCCTGCTCGCCGTGCTCACCCTGACCGGCGTCGTGCAGGCGTGGCACATCTGGGTGATCGCGTTCCTGGTCGGCATGGTGACCGTGATCGACAACCCGGCGCGCCAGGTGTTCGTCACCGAGATCGTCGGCCACCAGCACCTGCGGAACGCGATCAGCGTGAACTCGAGCGTGTTCCAGCTCGGCGGGATGATCGGGCCGGCGCTCTCCGGCGCCCTGCTCGTCGCGGTCGGTGCCGGGTGGTCCTTCGGCGTCAACGCGGTCGCGTGCGTGGCCGTCGTCGTGACCCTCGGGTTCCTGCGGGTGTCCGAGCTGCACCGCACCCCACCGGCACCGCGGACGAAGGGGCAGCTCGTCGAGGGCCTGCGCTACGCCGTCCGGAAGCCCACGATTCTGGTGCCGGTCGTCCTGATGGTCTTCTTCTCGGTCTTCGCGCTGACCATGCCCGTGCTGCTGTCGGCCTTCGCGTCGCAGGTGTACGGCGTCGGCGCGGGCGGCTACGGCCTGTTCAACTCCGCGGTCGCCGTCGGTGCCCTCGCCGGGGCGCTGCTGTCCACGCGTCGGGCGACCGTCCGGCTCCGCACGATCGTCGGCGGGGTGTTCTGGACCGGGGTGCTGCTCGTGGTGTCCGGCTCGATCCCGGTCATCGCGCCGTTCACCGTCGCCCTGGTCGCGGTCGGGATGTCGCAGCTGCTGTTCATGACGGCGTCGAACTCGCTCGTGCAGCTGTCGTCGAACGTGGCGATCCGCGGCCGGGTGATGTCCCTCTACGTCCTGGTGCTGCTGGGCGGCCAGGCGATCGGCGGTCCGCTCATGGGCCAGGTCGTCGACCACTTCGGGGCCCACGTCGGCATGGTCGTCGCCGGGGGCGTCCCGGCGGTGGCCGCCGCGGTGGTCGGGCTCGTGCTCGCCCGGCGGGGCGGGCTGCACCTGGCGGTGCGCATGCGCCACCACCTACCGCTGCCGGCGATCGTCGGGCAGCGGTAG
- a CDS encoding LysR substrate-binding domain-containing protein, with translation MLDPVLLRTFLAVAESGSFTLAGQRLGISQPTVSQHVRRLETAVARTLVARDTRGVALTDNGDAMAGFARTILAAHATADAYFSGAATRGRLRFGAADDLAITQLPRILRDFRRLHPQVNLELTVNQSAPLLRRVHAGQLDLVFIKQTAGESAEGTRVATDQMVWMAQDGIALEPGEPVPLIAYQAPSISRQMAIDALEAAGRTWRITCNTRDVNGVLAAVRAGIGVAVFPHSLIPADLVKVSQRLSLPDLPAVDYVLIANPTVQREPIDALTNAITSRGVVRAV, from the coding sequence ATGCTCGACCCCGTCCTGCTGCGCACCTTCCTGGCCGTCGCCGAGTCCGGCAGCTTCACGCTCGCCGGGCAGCGTCTCGGGATCAGCCAGCCGACGGTCTCCCAGCACGTCCGCCGCCTCGAGACCGCGGTCGCCCGCACCCTCGTCGCCCGGGACACCCGCGGCGTCGCGCTCACCGACAACGGGGACGCGATGGCGGGGTTCGCGCGGACGATCCTCGCCGCGCACGCCACCGCCGACGCGTACTTCTCCGGCGCCGCCACCCGCGGACGGCTCCGCTTCGGCGCAGCGGACGACCTCGCGATCACGCAGCTGCCGAGGATCCTGCGGGACTTCCGACGCCTGCACCCTCAGGTGAACCTCGAGCTCACGGTGAACCAGTCCGCACCGCTCCTGCGCCGCGTGCACGCCGGACAGCTCGACCTGGTCTTCATCAAGCAGACCGCGGGGGAGTCCGCCGAGGGCACCCGCGTCGCGACGGACCAGATGGTGTGGATGGCGCAGGACGGCATCGCCCTCGAACCCGGCGAGCCGGTGCCGCTCATCGCGTACCAGGCGCCGAGCATCAGCCGGCAGATGGCGATCGACGCGCTCGAGGCCGCCGGCCGCACCTGGCGGATCACCTGCAACACGCGGGACGTCAACGGGGTCCTCGCGGCGGTGCGGGCCGGGATCGGCGTCGCGGTCTTCCCGCACTCGCTCATCCCCGCGGACCTCGTGAAGGTGTCGCAGCGCCTGTCGCTGCCGGACCTGCCGGCCGTCGACTACGTCCTGATCGCCAACCCGACGGTGCAGCGCGAGCCGATCGACGCCCTGACGAACGCGATCACCTCGCGTGGGGTCGTCCGGGCGGTCTGA